Proteins from a genomic interval of Streptomyces sp. NBC_00820:
- a CDS encoding sodium/solute symporter, with protein sequence MNQTYGIAGVSAVVLATALVGALGLRVSRTTSDFYVASRTVAPRLNAFAVSGEYLSAASFLGIAGLLLAQGVDMLWFPIGYTAGFLVLLAFVAAPLRRSGAYTLPDFAEARLESRAVRRIAGVLVVGIGWLYLLPQLRGAGLTLRLLTGAPGWLGGLVVAVVVTAAVAAGGMRSITFVQAFQYWLKLTALLVPVVFLLLAWHSDRTPAPAWDDRPVFHRSTEVRVDRPLTVTVREPVRVTATGSLDGHPLRGAALTLAEGRHRIGAGTTLRFPSGARVPLPDRDPGRATPSSWATPLASSREQHGLYATYGLILATFLGTMGLPHVVVRFYTNPDGRAARRTTVIVLGLLGAFYLLMPLYGVLGRLYAPDLLLTGDTDAAVLVLPQRLLGGAGGDLLGALVAGGACAAFLSTASGLTMSVAGILAQDVLPALGVRHFRLAVVPAIAVPAAANTVVGDLPVADAVGLAFAVSASSFCPLLLLGIWWRGLTPQGAVAGLLLGGGSALAAVTATIAGGVRSGWLHTLLAWPAVWSVPVGFAAMVLTSLATRDHVPPGTGATMARLHLPETTPHGHAPTTP encoded by the coding sequence TTGAACCAGACGTACGGAATCGCGGGGGTCTCGGCCGTGGTGCTCGCCACGGCACTCGTCGGCGCACTGGGCCTGCGCGTCTCGCGGACGACCTCCGACTTCTACGTCGCCTCGCGCACCGTCGCCCCACGGCTCAACGCCTTCGCGGTCAGCGGCGAGTACCTGTCCGCCGCCTCCTTCCTCGGCATCGCCGGGCTGCTCCTCGCCCAGGGCGTCGACATGCTGTGGTTCCCCATCGGCTACACGGCCGGATTCCTCGTCCTGCTGGCCTTCGTCGCCGCCCCGCTGCGCCGCTCCGGCGCCTACACCCTGCCCGACTTCGCCGAGGCCCGGCTGGAGTCCCGGGCCGTGCGCCGGATCGCCGGCGTCCTCGTCGTCGGCATCGGCTGGCTGTACCTGCTGCCGCAACTGCGCGGCGCCGGACTGACCCTGCGGCTGCTCACCGGCGCGCCCGGCTGGCTCGGCGGACTGGTCGTCGCCGTCGTGGTCACCGCGGCCGTCGCCGCCGGCGGCATGCGCAGCATCACCTTCGTCCAGGCCTTCCAGTACTGGCTGAAACTCACCGCCCTGCTCGTCCCCGTGGTGTTCCTGCTGCTCGCCTGGCACTCCGACCGCACCCCGGCCCCCGCCTGGGACGACCGCCCCGTCTTCCACCGCTCCACCGAGGTCCGCGTCGACCGGCCGCTGACCGTGACCGTCCGCGAACCGGTCCGCGTCACCGCCACCGGATCCCTCGACGGCCACCCGCTGCGCGGCGCCGCCCTCACCCTCGCCGAGGGCCGGCACCGGATCGGCGCCGGCACCACCCTGCGCTTCCCCTCCGGCGCCCGCGTCCCGCTGCCCGACCGGGACCCCGGCCGCGCGACCCCGTCGAGCTGGGCGACCCCGCTCGCGTCGAGCCGCGAACAGCACGGCCTGTACGCCACCTACGGGCTGATCCTCGCCACCTTCCTCGGCACCATGGGCCTGCCCCACGTCGTCGTGCGCTTCTACACCAACCCCGACGGCCGCGCCGCCCGCCGCACCACCGTGATCGTGCTCGGCCTGCTCGGCGCCTTCTACCTGCTGATGCCGCTGTACGGCGTGCTGGGCCGGCTGTACGCGCCCGACCTGCTGCTCACCGGCGACACCGACGCCGCCGTGCTCGTGCTGCCCCAGCGGCTGCTCGGCGGGGCCGGCGGGGACCTGCTCGGCGCCCTCGTCGCGGGGGGAGCCTGCGCGGCCTTCCTTTCCACGGCCTCCGGACTGACCATGTCCGTCGCAGGCATCCTCGCCCAGGACGTGCTGCCGGCCCTCGGTGTCCGGCACTTCCGGCTGGCGGTCGTCCCGGCCATCGCGGTGCCCGCCGCAGCGAACACCGTGGTCGGCGACCTGCCCGTGGCCGACGCGGTGGGGCTCGCCTTCGCCGTGTCCGCGTCCTCCTTCTGCCCGCTGCTCCTGCTCGGCATCTGGTGGCGCGGCCTGACCCCGCAGGGCGCCGTCGCCGGGCTGCTCCTCGGCGGCGGCTCGGCGCTCGCCGCCGTCACCGCGACCATCGCCGGCGGAGTCCGCTCCGGCTGGCTGCACACCCTGCTGGCGTGGCCCGCCGTGTGGTCGGTGCCCGTCGGCTTCGCGGCGATGGTGCTGACCTCCCTCGCCACCCGCGACCACGTCCCACCCGGCACCGGCGCCACCATGGCCCGCCTCCACCTGCCGGAGACCACCCCCCACGGCCACGCACCGACCACCCCCTGA
- a CDS encoding sensor histidine kinase: MSVLGVLLLAVAGLALFVLGAALGHVSLRRQQENPAGPGTPVEQATFHTLHTASLAAPPLRAGLTRDTARKAARRLRPLLGTVALALTDEESVLAWDGAGDHHRDATEAWLAEVVRSGRTQAVELSCEDEDCPVRRGVVAPLTVDGRVTGALAAFGAGESAVLVRAAGEVARWVSVQLELVDLDRARSSAIEAEIRALRAQISPHFIYNSLAGIASFVRTDPERARELLLEFADFTRYSFRRGGDFTTLAEELRSIEQYLELARARFGKRLEVTLRIAPEVLPVTLPFLCLQPLVENALKHGLEESVERSRITITAEDEGTEARVVVEDNGIGMEPDRLRALLRAAPGPATGIGLSNVDRRLRQVYGDAYGLVIETGLGAGTKITVRVPKFRPGIRPDPGPA, encoded by the coding sequence GTGAGTGTCCTCGGTGTGCTCCTGCTCGCCGTGGCCGGCCTCGCGCTGTTCGTCCTCGGGGCCGCGCTCGGGCATGTGTCCCTGCGCCGCCAGCAGGAGAACCCGGCCGGCCCCGGCACCCCCGTCGAACAGGCCACGTTCCACACCCTGCACACCGCCTCGCTCGCCGCCCCGCCCCTGCGCGCCGGACTCACCCGGGACACGGCCCGCAAGGCGGCGCGACGGCTGCGCCCGCTGCTCGGCACGGTCGCCCTCGCCCTCACCGACGAGGAGTCCGTCCTCGCCTGGGACGGCGCCGGCGACCATCACCGGGACGCGACGGAGGCGTGGCTGGCCGAGGTCGTGCGCAGCGGCCGTACCCAGGCCGTCGAGCTGTCCTGCGAGGACGAGGACTGCCCGGTCCGCAGGGGGGTCGTCGCGCCGCTCACCGTGGACGGCCGGGTGACGGGGGCGCTCGCCGCGTTCGGCGCGGGGGAGTCCGCCGTCCTGGTCCGCGCGGCCGGGGAGGTCGCGCGCTGGGTCTCGGTACAGCTCGAACTCGTCGACCTCGACCGGGCCCGCTCCAGTGCGATCGAGGCCGAGATCCGCGCCCTGCGCGCCCAGATCTCCCCCCACTTCATCTACAACTCCCTGGCCGGCATCGCCTCGTTCGTCCGCACCGACCCCGAGCGCGCCCGCGAACTCCTCCTGGAATTCGCCGACTTCACCCGCTACTCGTTCCGCCGGGGCGGCGACTTCACGACGCTGGCGGAGGAGCTGCGCTCCATCGAGCAGTACCTCGAACTCGCCCGCGCCCGCTTCGGCAAGCGCCTGGAGGTCACCTTGCGCATCGCCCCGGAGGTACTGCCCGTCACGCTGCCGTTCCTGTGCCTGCAACCCCTCGTCGAGAACGCCCTCAAACACGGTCTGGAGGAGTCCGTCGAGCGCAGCCGCATCACGATCACCGCGGAGGACGAGGGGACCGAGGCCCGGGTCGTCGTCGAGGACAACGGCATCGGCATGGAACCGGACCGGCTGCGCGCACTCCTGCGCGCCGCACCGGGCCCGGCCACCGGCATCGGCCTGAGCAACGTCGACCGCCGGCTGCGCCAGGTGTACGGCGACGCCTACGGTCTGGTCATCGAGACCGGCCTCGGCGCCGGCACCAAGATCACCGTACGCGTGCCGAAGTTCCGCCCCGGCATACGGCCGGACCCCGGACCCGCGTGA
- a CDS encoding baeRF3 domain-containing protein, with protein MVHTSDLTPEIRAALSEQRPYPAITLVLPTDPDFPFSEKNRILLRDLVTEAKRKLADDPDVGREMKLELRDHLLDPAVVENAIDPFHPDDAMVVYLAANEPVQVWQMTSLTAVQPRVEFADSFLTRYLVGAEQRSRPYLVLVLDQEMCRLYHGSVKRLDQVEHHGFPCAPEIPSPEDAIPGAIPHSAPYEGHKARVEQYLRRVDKRLGDALGEHSGLPLFVIGGDKILSAFKTLSSHGNHIAGTLPLAGMDNVRAQDLMKRLEPMLADFRAKQVAAAVSELAEAQGHGKYAGGPLEVWTAVADKRVQLLLVEEGLELAGRITGDGRQLELVEVPRPVTLPEPIQDIEPPAHTMGVATDIVEQLVDAAIRADTQVLFVPDGTLQGSFGVAAVLRY; from the coding sequence ATGGTGCATACGTCTGATCTCACTCCCGAAATCCGGGCCGCTCTCAGTGAGCAGCGGCCGTATCCCGCCATCACGCTCGTGCTGCCGACCGATCCGGATTTCCCCTTCAGCGAGAAGAACCGGATCCTGCTGCGCGACCTCGTCACCGAGGCCAAGCGCAAGCTGGCGGACGACCCGGACGTGGGGCGGGAAATGAAGCTGGAACTGCGGGACCACCTGCTGGATCCCGCCGTGGTCGAGAACGCGATCGACCCGTTCCACCCCGACGACGCGATGGTCGTCTACCTGGCGGCGAACGAGCCGGTCCAGGTCTGGCAGATGACCTCGCTCACGGCCGTACAGCCACGCGTCGAGTTCGCCGACTCCTTCCTCACCCGGTACCTGGTGGGCGCCGAGCAGCGGTCCCGGCCGTACCTCGTCCTGGTCCTCGATCAGGAGATGTGCCGCCTTTACCACGGTTCCGTGAAGCGCCTGGACCAAGTGGAACACCACGGATTCCCGTGCGCCCCGGAAATTCCGTCGCCCGAGGACGCCATTCCCGGAGCCATTCCGCACTCGGCGCCTTACGAAGGGCACAAAGCGCGGGTCGAGCAGTATCTGCGGCGGGTCGACAAACGGCTCGGCGACGCGCTCGGCGAGCACTCCGGACTGCCGCTGTTCGTCATCGGCGGCGACAAGATCCTCTCGGCGTTCAAGACCCTCTCCTCCCACGGCAACCACATCGCGGGAACACTGCCGCTGGCCGGAATGGACAACGTGCGGGCACAGGACCTGATGAAGCGACTGGAGCCGATGCTCGCCGACTTCCGCGCGAAGCAGGTCGCCGCTGCCGTCTCCGAACTGGCGGAGGCGCAGGGACACGGCAAGTACGCCGGCGGCCCGCTGGAGGTCTGGACGGCCGTCGCCGACAAGCGGGTGCAGCTCCTCCTGGTGGAAGAGGGCCTGGAACTCGCGGGCCGGATCACCGGGGACGGCCGGCAACTGGAACTGGTCGAGGTGCCCAGACCGGTGACCCTGCCGGAGCCGATTCAGGACATCGAACCCCCGGCGCACACGATGGGCGTGGCCACCGACATCGTCGAGCAGCTCGTCGACGCCGCGATCAGGGCCGACACCCAGGTCCTCTTCGTACCCGACGGGACCCTGCAGGGATCCTTCGGCGTGGCCGCCGTACTGCGGTACTGA